The genomic region CGTGCGATGCATAAGCGTTGTTGCTGACCGCCGGACAAGCTGTAGCCGCTCTGGTTGAGTTTGTCTTTTACTTCATTCCACAGCGCGGCTTTTTTCAGTGCCCATTCGACCCGGTCATCCAGTTCCGAACGCGAAGGGCTGTCATACAGCTTGATGCCAAATGCGATATTGTCGTAGATGGACATGGGAAAGGGCGTCGGCTTCTGAAACACCATGCCTACACGTGCGCGGAGCTTATTCAGATCGGTGGATTTGTCGAGGATGTCATGGCCGTCGAGCATGATCTGGCCTTCGGCGCGTTGACCCGGATAAAGGTCATACATGCGATTGAGTGTGCGCAGTAGCGTTGACTTGCCGCAACCGGATGGCCCAATGAAAGCGGTCACATGGTTACTCGGAATATCGAGATTGATATTTTTAAGCGCGTGATGCTTGCCGTAAAAGAAGTTCAGATTACGGAGGCTGATTTTTGCGTTGGTATCCATAGTTTTGCTCATGGTTTTGCGATTTTAGTAGGATGTTTTTTCTTGCCGGAACATGGCACGGGCCAGGATGCTCAGGCCTAACACGGTACAGGTGATCAATAACGCGCCGGCCCAGGCCAGGTCATGCCAGTCATCGTAGGGGCTCATCGCCATCTGGAAGATGACGACGGGCAGGTTGGCTATCGGTGCATTCATGTTCGTACTCCAGAACTGGTTGTTGAGTGCGGTAAACAGCAAGGGGGCCGTTTCGCCGCTGATACGCGCGATGGCCAGCAAAATACCCGTCATCATGCCTGCCTTGGATGCGCGCCAGGTAATCATGGTGACGATCTTCCATTGGGGCGCACCTAATGCGGCCGCCGCTTCCCTCAGGGTGTTTGGCACCAGTTTCAGCATGTTTTCGGTAGTGCGGACCACGACCGGAATTACCAGCAATGCCAGTGCCAATGAGCCGGCCCAGCCAGAGAAATGCTTGCTGGTCATGACGTAGGTCGTATAGACAAACAGACCGATTACGATTGACGGCGCCGACAGTAAAATGTCGTTAATGAAACGGGTGACAGGTGCCAGCCATCCGCGCTGGCCGAATTCTGCCAGATAAGTACCTGCCAGGATGCCGATGGGCGTGCCGATCA from Sulfuriferula sp. AH1 harbors:
- the pstB gene encoding phosphate ABC transporter ATP-binding protein PstB yields the protein MSKTMDTNAKISLRNLNFFYGKHHALKNINLDIPSNHVTAFIGPSGCGKSTLLRTLNRMYDLYPGQRAEGQIMLDGHDILDKSTDLNKLRARVGMVFQKPTPFPMSIYDNIAFGIKLYDSPSRSELDDRVEWALKKAALWNEVKDKLNQSGYSLSGGQQQRLCIARGIAVKPEVLLLDEPASALDPISTARIEELIHELKTDYTITIVTHSMQQAARVSDFTAYMYLGEMVEFGKTDVVFTNPSKKETEDYITGKFG
- the pstA gene encoding phosphate ABC transporter permease PstA, producing MLSIYNRRRLINQFNLLIAAMSMLLGLMALGWILWTLLSYGLHGVSMDMFTKNTPPPGSQGGLLNAIAGSFLMSMIGTMIGTPIGILAGTYLAEFGQRGWLAPVTRFINDILLSAPSIVIGLFVYTTYVMTSKHFSGWAGSLALALLVIPVVVRTTENMLKLVPNTLREAAAALGAPQWKIVTMITWRASKAGMMTGILLAIARISGETAPLLFTALNNQFWSTNMNAPIANLPVVIFQMAMSPYDDWHDLAWAGALLITCTVLGLSILARAMFRQEKTSY